The genomic window atttatttattttttatatcactacataatttttctctttgagttaatatttcatgcgctttcattctctatttcattaaagtgaataatattgaatacacatttttttctaattaacgatttttattgtttgtctacccgaaaaaatagttcacgcttcgccactgattACAAAATACATCAGAAAATAAGGTACGATCAATAACGGTCGCATTAttcataataaaacaaataaaagaaaaggtaGAGTACAGTAGGCCAGCGTAAATTTGCTTCAAGGATATCACAACGCGTTTTGACCGGTTCGTTTGGGAGACATTCTACATCATAACACCAGGAGAAATTAGACAGGGTGACAGCCTAAGAGCCTTTTTGTTAAATCTTTTCATTGACAAAATGATAAATAAAGTAACAGACCTTAACCTCGGAACAGACTGGGCAACAAAATAATTGATATGGTGTGTTACGCCGATGATGCAgcaacttaataaaaaataacatctcTAAATATGAACATCTCTATAAACAAAACCAAATGTGTCATAACAGCGAAAAATACTTTCAGACGTAAGCTAGTGGTGGATGCTAATCCTATAGAACAGGTGATGGAACTCAGATGTCTGGACATAGACATATCAAGCCAGAATAACACGGTCAAACACGTACATGCGCAAAGAACAACACACTGAGAACAATAGTGGGGAAAACAAGAAAAGACAGAGCAAGAAACACAGATATCAGAAAACAACGCGAAATAACAGAGAGATAAAACATGGAGAGATAGTTGGTAACCTATCTCTCCAGAAAACCTGCAGAGGGCAGCTTCAGAGTTAACAGACCAACAGATCTCCAAgaagtagaagaagaagaatattaCTTGGGAATtacaatatccaaataaatatataaaataattaatatccaaaTTGAATGTAGGGATGGTCGACAGCTGCAGCGTATTGTAGGTCTCCCATTGGTGGCAGTAAGGTATTGTCGCTGTAAATACTCTTATTCCAGCTTTCAAGATAGAAATTCGCCGGgcaaaaagaaatacattttagaattttattttttggtcaaGATTTCAGTAACATATTGTATCAATGTTTAGAAAGCCATATAATTTATTAGCTTTCTGATTTTAGTTCTGATGTTTCTTTTAAATAGAAGAAACTCTTGTTAGacatattaatatttactttattagtaAATACCTTCTTGTAAATTGTatatagaaattattaattggATATTGAAAGTATTTATTAGATAATTATATACATAGGCGTATAAATAGGTTAAGttttgtatatgtataaattTGTTTGAAGTATTGTTTTATAAGTGTATAATCGGAGAATTTTATATCTTAATCATGAATTCTTAcaggactattttttttatttcctaggAGACTACTATACTATACCCTGATGTTAATTTATCTAGGTGCTGCAGTATACCAATTAAGTAAGCTCTAATAGGCTTTGCTCAATTTCATGCTTATTACTgcttatattgtaaaaaatattaaccttAAGTTAATACAAATGTATGTATTCTTTCTCTGACAAAAATTTCAGGCTCATCAAATTAGTTTATTGCATAAGGTAAAaactcttatttattttaccggaaaacattttttaaacatttcttcaGAGTGAATTATATCTATTTCTGGTATATACTGGTAAATTTCTTTACTTTACTCACCTATTAATAATATCCACCCTCCAAAGGTTCTGTGCAGGCATAGatatattataatcaatataaCAAGAAACCTCTTGACACTGGGGCGACATCGGTGCGGCCACATCATGTGAATTTAAAGCTCTGCTTGTGATACCATGGACCAACTGTATCACGTCTCCATGTTTGATCGCGTCCACTGGTTGCTCAACAACTAAATCATTCTTACTTGGTCTCTTTACTATCCACCAATTATTAACGTCTTTGAACGAGTAACAGGTGACTTGTTGCTGATGACTGGAGCCACGTTTGTCGGGATATTTTATTGGATAAGCTGCATTATGGGAGTGTAACCAGCAAGTTCTACCATGAGTATGTCTGTAagaatgtttatatttttggatcAGAGAATAActgatatagaaaaattaaatataagacTTTTAGAGATATGGTATAATGCATGAAATTTGCTATACATTTATTACGACGTAAACAACATTGCAATACTCTAAATTTTGTTGTTGGGCCTAAAAGGTCAACTGAACTACTTTTGATGTACCTTGAATCAACTATATAAGGTGGTCCTTTGTGCACCAATGTTTTATAAGAAAACTatgaaaaggaaaatattacaAGTTTGGCATCAAGGCAAGATCTTCGGGCATAAGCCTAGGCGTTTCCGGTTAAACCGGAAGTAGATCTCAACTTGTACCTTTAAATGGAACACTGCAGATGTTATTACAATTTGAGATATattaaacttttcaaaaaattactttttcagGTTGTCAAAGAATCATAATTTTTTCCTATAGAAAGGTTTTCAGTTTTAAGTTTGGATTTAAGGTCTCATACAAGAGGATCAGCTTTAGTGGGAtttgcaataattaaaatagatgtattacaatgaaatgaaaaaaatatatttttttttaaaaggtatttctATAATTATATGGATTATTGCAAAAGTCACATATGTTTCAGATATcattgttaaaatatacagaCTATGATACTATCATTAATTACAGGCAGTTGCAATCATTTACTATTTCGTCAAGGCaattaaagtattataattctttatttcttatatagGCAGCTGGAGTCATTATAAAGGAATTTCTGATTTCTGTCGGGTACTAAACTTATTTGTCCCTTTTTTTCAAGAAGTAGGCATTTCTATTTCCTACAGACGGCTTCAGTAATTAATTTCCTTTGTTAGAAACAGTCCTGATTCCGTCCAGGTAGTTGAAGTTATTTGTCCTTTTTTTCAGGCATATTTATATTCAGATAACTGGattcatttcaaaaatatatgtattcaTTTCTTATTCCTTTTAGGGAGTAAAATTTATTTCCTGTTTCCTTCAGGTACTGGACGTTATAAATCTATTTCTCATTTGTAGTCAGATCTTATATGCTTCACATTTTTCAGATtaacagtaatttttaatttaattccaagcatttaaaaatttaaacatatttcaagccattttatttcaaaaactataaactaTTGAGATAGATAATCTTATACAAGCTATACATTATTGTTAATCATAAGTATggcaaaactataaaaaattagtggctttctattaaaaaaaaagaattttggaaTTTGAAATCTCTTAAATTCCATTTTTGGGTACTTTTTCATTAATCACTATAATATATTACTATACTCTTTAATTATGTATTTCCCAATAATCCTGCCACATCAATTTGCCTATTTATAgtataatatgtattttctataatacataaatatagTTCCCAGAAGACCACCCCTGTGTTCACTTATGTACTttaatttcaatgaaaaatacTATGAATAAAACTACTATACTTAGTACTTACCTTAAGGTAATCTGAGACCCATGTGCCACCAATAAGGGTTGTCCCTTAGTAATACTTGCCAATCCTCCTTCCAAAGATGCCTGAAAGGCACTAGTCATGATACTGTCATGAGGCCCCGCTTTGTACAATACTGTCAAGTGTACATAGAATATGGAAACATATACTATAGCAGCCACAATAATCCCCACTGCTGCTTGTGTGATGAATCTTATAGTTAATGAGATGTCAGAGAGTGATTTATTAGAGAGCAGTTTCCAAAAGTcatgtaaaataattgtgatTGCCAATAGGCATGTGTAAAACCCAGCATATTTGATGCACAATGCACATGTAAGGAACACAGTTGCTAATATAAGCCAAACAAACCAAGCCAAACTATATGGCTTCAAATAGcactttttaaactttaaaatgcaAAGAATACCAAATAAGGAGAAAAACAACAGCATAGATTCCATAAGAATAAACCTGCTTTGTGTCAAGAGGGCATTATCAAATAAAAACAGAAGAGCGGCCAACACAGAGGTCCATTCAGTCATTCCCATATCCAGCATTAAGTGATAAGCTGTGGGGACTAAAAGGCTTCCGAAAAAAGCTGGTACGAATCGAAGGGCCGCTAAAGGGACTGATTCACTGTAAGGACTGCCTATGCGGTCAAATTTAAACTTGCCATCAAAGTTGGCAAGGTATCCTGCCAGGGCAATAAGCTGTTTTCCTAGAGGAGGGTGAGAgtcaaagaaaaatgtatttttcatgTAAAGGGAGACATATTTGCCATAGTGGAGCTCatcaaatctaaaaaaaaaaaaaatattatcagtaAAGTATTTTACTAACTAAATCATTTTTCTTAACTAAAgaacaatattaatttaaactaaaactgGATAGGAAGGTTTTCTTGGACAATAGGGTGTGAGTTTATATGGATATGTTGGAATTCTGTGTAATAGGTGAAGAAAAAGTGCAATCtattataacattaattttttaaatactttcagTAAGCTGattacttgaatttttttttaagataaattaagTTACAAGAgcacaataaataaaagcgaaaaaaaccaacaaaaaaagGCCTGTATGCTCAATTTGACTCTAGTAAGCAATTGACAGTGGATggttttacttttgtttaaaaatcactggttcaaaatattttttcttataaattgtttcaccaaaatacataaaaatcaTACAggcttaaaacttaataaattaactatAATCAGTCAAGCAATAATACAGCAGCAATAATTTCTCCATAAATAATAGAGGTCATGTGAATTTTAACAGCAAATAGgatttaagaatattattgttTCAATTGAACAGGTTTACACCttgataaacatttaaaattagaaaatgacTATAGCCATAGAATAACCagacaaagtttttttttctcgtgaACCTATGTTAATTCTCTTGTTAGCCTATGCTATAGTATATAGACACAAATTTTACCTGTTGAcagtaaaatgtttattaatccCCATCAATATTCTATTTTGTGGTGTCTTTTATCATCAAAGGTGCCCCTTTCAGAATCACCTTTGacaaataaactgcaaaataaattatcattGACTAGAATTATAACCTACTGTATATACATTTACAAAAGTAAGCAACCAAAACATTATAAATCACAGTAggaaaattatgataaaaattaaaaaaataaaatgagatAAAGTCTAACTAcctattttattgaatattattatgTCACTATTTAAATGGGTATTTAGGTATTACCTGCTTAAAACTTTCTTTTATACTCCTATAATATTAGTGTTTTCCCATATTTTAAAAGTCTGTGTAAAATGGATGTCTTATTTGGCCCATTTCCATATTACTTATAACATGCATTCTTATAAGAGATAATTTAGAATCAGGATTATGGATCAATTTAAGTATGATTTTAGTCAGAAACAAATAGTTACAAATTATGTGCAAAAGAAAAATCTGATTATGTATTTCCATTTTGCTAAACTGAGTTTAACATTAATTgatatttattgcaaatattgtaaaaaaagttGGTAAATTGCCTGTAGATAATACTTTTTCTTTTGGTATTTATCATGAGATTTCAACCTTTAGAACCAAGTTAGTTTTTATATCTAAAAGCTTTAGAAAGTTTTGCTATGgtcaaaaaaatcttattattgttgtattatcaatttcttaaagaattccctcctttaattataatcgataatattgacttattaacatttaataGAGATACTTCTACTTACACAATATTCCTTGGTTGTTCCAGCTTGTACATCCTTGTAGCGATTGCCCCAATAAATAATGCAACTGAGACAATATCAATCTCAATtcttatcttaaaaatatttaatgtatctTTTTTTAGCTTATCAGTGTATTTCTGATGAGTATCTATCATGTCAGTCTCCAAAAGATTCTTTGAGGCTGGAGGCACTTCTCCATTGATTTTGAGATTAGGTTTaatatccaacggtttttgtcttgaCTCAGGAGGCTTTTCCTCCcgtttttgtttattctttcgATTTCTAATTTCTTCCATGATAGATTTTATACTCATTTCTCTCAGGTTAAATTCTTCATAACTTTGGGTCACATACTTTTTCTCAAACTGACTTAGCAATAAACCCTAATGGCTAGTTCTTTCACCTGCTGCCATTAAGGGATAAAGAGATACATTTGAGATCGTTAAATTCTAATTATGTATAAGAACAGTTAaactaagaaataatttaaatgtttacttTTAACGTAAACGTCATCACTTAGGTCTCTCCACTCACTGGTCTCTCGTAAAGTTAGGTTAGGGCACAAGACACAATACAAGACAACCGATTATTAGGTTAGGATATGATTGATTAATGTATGGTGCTTTCACACTCAAGTAATTTGCGGCGCTGATTGCGGCTAACGACTATCGTCGAGTGCTTTCCAATGGTGTCGGTCACCTTACCACACTTTCAATCtctttacttttatttcttttcattCTCTCTGATTActtatattgtttttatcttATATCCAttctaacataaaaataaataaaatattttttcataattgaaATGAAAACATGTTTTGGAAAGCGCTGTCATATCGGAGCTTTGAAAAGTGAAAAACATTGCTAATACTTTAGTAACTAATTAcgtatttaagtaaatttatagttttacaaaataatttataatataaataaataaatgctcgTGAATAAATTAGTTTGAAATGTTTGGtgcaacaccaaaattgccataacagCGTCTTGTTTTCATCAAAAAGAAATTACCATTAGTGTGTTAAATTACTCA from Anthonomus grandis grandis chromosome 13, icAntGran1.3, whole genome shotgun sequence includes these protein-coding regions:
- the LOC126744009 gene encoding protein O-mannosyltransferase 1 translates to MSIKSIMEEIRNRKNKQKREEKPPESRQKPLDIKPNLKINGEVPPASKNLLETDMIDTHQKYTDKLKKDTLNIFKIRIEIDIVSVALFIGAIATRMYKLEQPRNIVFDELHYGKYVSLYMKNTFFFDSHPPLGKQLIALAGYLANFDGKFKFDRIGSPYSESVPLAALRFVPAFFGSLLVPTAYHLMLDMGMTEWTSVLAALLFLFDNALLTQSRFILMESMLLFFSLFGILCILKFKKCYLKPYSLAWFVWLILATVFLTCALCIKYAGFYTCLLAITIILHDFWKLLSNKSLSDISLTIRFITQAAVGIIVAAIVYVSIFYVHLTVLYKAGPHDSIMTSAFQASLEGGLASITKGQPLLVAHGSQITLRHTHGRTCWLHSHNAAYPIKYPDKRGSSHQQQVTCYSFKDVNNWWIVKRPSKNDLVVEQPVDAIKHGDVIQLVHGITSRALNSHDVAAPMSPQCQEVSCYIDYNISMPAQNLWRVDIINRDLTGDKWHTIQSQIRLIHVDTNAALKFTGRQLPDWGYHQHEVAADRVLNQDDTVWNVEEHRYTKSEDQKERERDLVTAEMIPTAATSLSFWEKLFELHYKMMFATQESVQNHMYSSQPYEWPLMWRGIAYWVSSDSNAQIHLMGNIAIWYLSTVGLTIYFALLVFYLLRRRRRCYDLTSEEWDKFQLIGQVLFLGYLFHYIPYFFVERTLFLHHYLPAFAFKTLLFAATIEHIYVILKIKFLTRLLTVFVLIMVFVVVYVFKRFSVFSYGNVALSTSDILNLRWHDTWDFIVHKN